From a single Carassius gibelio isolate Cgi1373 ecotype wild population from Czech Republic chromosome A18, carGib1.2-hapl.c, whole genome shotgun sequence genomic region:
- the LOC127934194 gene encoding growth arrest-specific protein 1, whose protein sequence is MESSIVPVAFLSFVMMLEAQMVCWHALMRCHEERDCELAYNQYLTACDGIIRGSRRQCPSHCISALIRLNQTTHGPLLETCDCGTDPECVRAKRAVEPCLPRTHPGDAEGMGCTEARQRCEDEPSCQSSLTAYLSHCGQLFNGRKCSSRCRSTIEELLLKPSGVLLNQCVCDGLERPFCEVVKQNMVKLCSTQDNSVSVDHDGTDDAYEDEDDEARPTDADAVMSGSSPLTRSQHLVLLCIAFTLAFTL, encoded by the coding sequence ATGGAGAGCAGCATCGTTCCCGTCGCGTTCCTCTCGTTTGTGATGATGCTGGAGGCGCAGATGGTTTGCTGGCACGCGCTGATGCGATGTCATGAAGAGCGTGATTGTGAGCTCGCATATAACCAGTATCTGACGGCGTGCGATGGGATCATCCGAGGAAGCAGACGCCAGTGTCCAAGCCACTGCATCAGCGCGCTCATCCGCCTCAACCAGACCACACACGGCCCGTTACTAGAGACCTGTGACTGCGGGACCGACCCCGAGTGTGTGCGGGCCAAGCGCGCCGTGGAGCCGTGTCTGCCGCGCACACATCCGGGTGACGCCGAGGGGATGGGATGCACCGAAGCGCGCCAGCGGTGTGAAGACGAGCCCAGCTGTCAATCATCCCTCACCGCGTATCTGTCCCACTGCGGACAGCTGTTTAACGGGAGGAAGTGTTCGTCTCGGTGCAGATCCACCATCGAGGAGCTGCTGTTGAAGCCCAGTGGTGTGCTGCTCAATCAGTGCGTGTGTGACGGGCTCGAGAGGCCGTTCTGTGAGGTGGTCAAACAGAATATGGTCAAACTGTGTTCGACACAAGACAACAGCGTCTCCGTGGACCACGATGGCACAGACGATGCGTACGAGGACGAGGATGACGAGGCGAGACCGACTGATGCTGATGCGGTGATGTCGGGTTCGAGTCCTTTAACTCGTTCTCAACACTTAGTTCTGCTGTGCATTGCGTTCACTCTGGCTTTCACACTTTAA
- the LOC127934196 gene encoding complexin-3-like has product MCHKMHAIGLKEDKSDGDKSDAGAKGMTQEEFEQYQQQLEEEKQERDASFAQKKAERATVRSHFRDKYRLPKNELDETQIQAAADDVELPTELAKMIAEDNQEEEQKQSVLGHLTNIQNVDMGHLKDKAQATLEDLKSSAEKCCVM; this is encoded by the exons ATGTGTCACAAAATGCACGCCATAGGTCTGAAGGAAGATAAATCTGACGGAGACAAATCCGACGCTGGGGCTAAAGGAATGACCCAAGAAGAGTTCGAGCAGTACCAACAACAGCTGGAGGAGGAAAA GCAAGAGCGAGACGCCAGTTTTGCCCAGAAGAAGGCGGAGAGGGCGACAGTCAGGTCTCACTTTAGAGACAAGTACAGGTTGCCGAAG AACGAGCTGGACGAGACTCAGATCCAGGCGGCAGCGGACGACGTCGAGCTCCCCACAGAACTGGCCAAGATGATCGCTGAAGACAACCAGGAGGAGGAACAGAAGCAGTCCGTTCTGGGTCACCTGACCAACATCCAGAACGTGGACATGGGTCACCTGAAGGACAAAGCTCAGGCCACACTGGAGGACCTGAAGAGCTCCGCGGAGAAGTGCTGCGTCATGTGA